The following are from one region of the Candidatus Deferrimicrobium borealis genome:
- a CDS encoding acetyl-CoA decarbonylase/synthase complex subunit delta (part of a complex that catalyzes the cleavage of acetyl-CoA), with amino-acid sequence MTLPAGPGGTPVTVGGQNALPLLPEGEHPNAPAVGMEVPTGPLELPPSLAAAIGAFAGDPVAMARTCADDWGARFLFLSLAGCHPDGGGQSVPFGAAVVREVLSATPVPVIVGGCGDEEVDARLFPAVAEAAFRPVFLSYAEEKNHRLVAGAALAYGHGVVSWSPIDINMAKQMNLLLADLGFPPDRVLIDPLTGGLGYGIEYTFSIVERIRLAGLSGDAALARPVLCHLGDAWKAREATDASEGTWGDVGARGPRWEEATGLACLAAGADLLVCRHPSNVARLSGAAWR; translated from the coding sequence GTGACGCTGCCCGCCGGGCCGGGGGGAACTCCCGTCACCGTGGGGGGGCAGAACGCCTTGCCCCTCTTGCCGGAGGGGGAACATCCCAACGCGCCCGCGGTGGGGATGGAAGTCCCGACGGGGCCGCTGGAGCTCCCCCCGTCGCTGGCCGCGGCGATCGGGGCCTTCGCAGGCGACCCCGTGGCGATGGCTCGAACGTGCGCGGACGACTGGGGGGCGCGCTTCCTCTTCCTCTCCCTCGCCGGCTGCCATCCCGACGGGGGTGGGCAGAGCGTGCCGTTCGGTGCGGCCGTCGTCCGGGAGGTGCTCTCCGCCACGCCCGTCCCGGTGATCGTGGGGGGATGCGGCGACGAGGAGGTGGACGCCCGGCTCTTTCCCGCCGTCGCGGAGGCGGCCTTCCGTCCGGTCTTCCTCTCGTACGCGGAGGAGAAGAATCACCGGCTCGTCGCGGGCGCGGCGCTGGCGTACGGCCACGGCGTGGTCTCCTGGTCCCCCATCGACATCAACATGGCCAAGCAGATGAACCTCCTCCTCGCCGACCTCGGGTTCCCCCCCGATCGCGTCCTCATCGACCCGCTGACGGGAGGCCTCGGCTACGGGATCGAATACACCTTCTCCATCGTCGAGCGGATCCGCCTTGCCGGCCTCTCGGGGGATGCCGCGCTCGCCCGCCCGGTGCTGTGCCACCTCGGGGACGCGTGGAAGGCGCGGGAGGCGACCGACGCGTCGGAAGGGACCTGGGGCGACGTCGGCGCGCGGGGACCCCGGTGGGAGGAGGCGACGGGACTCGCGTGCCTTGCGGCCGGGGCGGACCTGCTCGTCTGCCGCCACCCTTCGAACGTGGCGCGCCTGTCGGGGGCCGCGTGGCGCTGA
- the acsC gene encoding acetyl-CoA decarbonylase/synthase complex subunit gamma: MALTAIDIYKLLPKTNCRECGQPTCLAFAMQIAAGKASIDLCPTASEEAKEKLSAAAAPPLPKVTIGTGEREVVLGDETVLFRHEKTFYHPTAIAVSIRDDAPDEEFVSRLAAIRRLSFERVGQRISVDLVALRCASGDAGRFARAASAALEATGLPLVLLAPAEPLAAAVEAVAPSRPLLAPPPEDLVPAAKLATERKLPLRVRARGIEGLSVALADARAAGAVSLVADPSPETPREAVSFATDLRRLAILSRNRDLAYPSAFDLGGGFPDPFLAAALLVAKYGSLLVLDSADPADLLPLLTLRQNLFTDPQRPIQVEPGVYPIGVPSESSPVLITTNFSLTYFTVRGDTEAAKVPAHLLIADVDGMSVLTAWAAGKFTGESISKMLAECGIGEKVTHRTLILPGMVARLSGRIEELSGWRVLVGPQESSALPSYLRRLPPAAFLPVHG; this comes from the coding sequence GTGGCGCTGACGGCGATCGACATCTACAAACTGCTGCCGAAGACCAACTGCAGGGAGTGCGGCCAGCCGACGTGCCTGGCCTTCGCGATGCAGATCGCGGCCGGGAAGGCGTCGATCGACCTTTGCCCGACCGCCTCGGAGGAGGCGAAGGAGAAGCTGTCGGCCGCCGCCGCGCCGCCGCTGCCGAAGGTGACGATCGGAACCGGGGAACGCGAGGTCGTCCTCGGCGACGAGACGGTCCTCTTCCGGCACGAGAAGACCTTCTACCACCCGACGGCGATCGCCGTCTCGATCCGGGACGACGCGCCGGACGAGGAGTTCGTATCGCGTCTCGCGGCGATCCGGCGCCTCTCGTTCGAGCGGGTCGGCCAGCGGATCTCCGTCGACCTCGTCGCCCTCCGCTGCGCCTCGGGGGACGCGGGCCGGTTCGCCCGCGCGGCCTCCGCCGCGCTCGAGGCGACGGGACTCCCCCTCGTTCTCCTCGCCCCGGCGGAACCTCTCGCGGCCGCGGTGGAGGCGGTAGCGCCTTCCCGGCCGCTCCTCGCGCCCCCGCCGGAGGACCTCGTCCCGGCGGCGAAGCTCGCGACGGAAAGAAAACTCCCCCTGCGGGTGCGGGCCCGGGGGATCGAGGGACTCTCCGTCGCGCTGGCCGACGCCCGCGCCGCCGGAGCCGTCTCGCTGGTCGCCGATCCCTCCCCGGAGACGCCCCGGGAGGCCGTGTCCTTCGCCACGGACCTGCGGCGCCTGGCGATCCTCTCCAGGAACCGCGACCTCGCGTACCCCTCGGCGTTCGACCTCGGCGGCGGGTTCCCGGACCCGTTCCTCGCCGCGGCGCTCCTCGTGGCGAAGTACGGCTCGCTCCTCGTGCTGGACTCCGCGGACCCGGCGGACCTGCTGCCGCTGCTCACGCTGCGGCAGAACCTGTTCACCGACCCGCAGCGGCCGATCCAGGTGGAACCGGGCGTCTACCCGATCGGTGTCCCGTCCGAATCTTCGCCGGTCCTCATCACCACCAACTTCTCCCTCACCTACTTCACCGTCCGCGGGGACACGGAGGCGGCGAAGGTCCCCGCGCACCTCCTCATCGCCGACGTCGACGGCATGTCGGTCCTGACCGCGTGGGCCGCCGGGAAGTTCACCGGGGAGTCGATCTCGAAGATGCTCGCCGAGTGCGGGATCGGGGAAAAGGTGACCCACCGGACCCTCATCCTTCCCGGCATGGTCGCGCGCCTCTCCGGCCGGATCGAGGAGCTGTCCGGGTGGCGGGTCCTCGTCGGCCCGCAGGAGTCGTCCGCCCTCCCGTCGTACCTGCGCCGCCTCCCGCCGGCCGCCTTCCTCCCCGTGCATGGCTGA
- a CDS encoding ASKHA domain-containing protein: protein MADEPGTIRFLPDGIDVPCVPGESLLSHALRGGVPLLSPCGGESRCGKCRVVVTGETRGGEDPGTLTRAEIAAGIRLACRCFPTEGDVSVTILPGSRPARLAAYLDGKDLAGDEPFHPLSRAASGGAPLGVALDLGTSTLAATLVDLSDGSVLSRATADNPQMACGEDLISRVVFAEETTGGFELLRGRLLSGVDGLVRRLLEASPMSGEVTDVVAAGNTVLSHFLYGISPSPIRRPPYHPVRKEYPAVQGETLGTGPATARAMWRIFPSLGGFVGGDVVAGILASGMHRREEVSLLFDVGTNGEVVLGNRDWRIACSSSAGPAFEGGEVGCGMRAYPGAIESVRIARETAAAEWTVIGRGRPAGLCGSGILDLCAELFRAGIVDRAGRFTSRDGAGRRSTERGEAFVVVPGEKSATGRDVSFCESDLKSVLRTKAALCAAAEALLAAVGLPREAVARVYVAGGFGNFLDLRSALTIGLFPPIPLARFAPLGNASLAGALGALRNRRRWKEALSLATGTLYHDLSSDPGFMELYQRGLFLPHTDEESYRSVLAAEVRA from the coding sequence ATGGCTGACGAGCCGGGGACGATCCGCTTCCTTCCCGACGGGATCGACGTCCCCTGCGTCCCGGGGGAATCGCTCCTTTCCCACGCCTTGCGCGGCGGTGTCCCGCTCCTCTCGCCGTGCGGCGGGGAGAGCCGGTGCGGAAAATGCCGGGTCGTGGTGACCGGCGAGACCCGCGGCGGGGAGGACCCCGGGACGCTCACCCGGGCGGAAATCGCCGCGGGGATCCGCCTCGCGTGCCGCTGCTTCCCGACCGAAGGCGACGTCTCCGTGACGATCCTTCCCGGGAGCCGGCCCGCCCGCCTCGCGGCGTACCTCGACGGAAAGGACCTCGCGGGGGATGAACCGTTCCACCCGCTGTCCCGCGCCGCTTCCGGAGGCGCTCCGCTGGGGGTGGCGCTGGATCTCGGGACGAGCACCCTGGCGGCCACGCTCGTGGATCTCTCGGACGGATCCGTCCTGTCCCGCGCGACGGCGGACAACCCGCAGATGGCGTGCGGCGAGGACCTCATCTCCCGCGTGGTGTTCGCCGAAGAGACGACCGGCGGGTTCGAACTGCTGCGGGGCCGGCTCCTTTCGGGGGTGGACGGACTGGTCCGCCGCCTCCTCGAAGCCTCCCCGATGTCGGGGGAAGTCACCGACGTCGTCGCCGCGGGGAACACCGTCCTCTCCCACTTCCTGTACGGGATCTCCCCCTCCCCGATCCGTCGGCCGCCGTACCATCCGGTCCGGAAGGAGTATCCCGCCGTGCAGGGAGAAACCTTGGGTACCGGCCCGGCGACGGCGCGGGCGATGTGGCGGATCTTCCCCTCCCTCGGGGGGTTCGTCGGCGGCGACGTCGTGGCGGGCATACTCGCCTCGGGGATGCACCGGCGGGAGGAGGTCAGCCTGCTCTTCGACGTCGGCACCAACGGGGAGGTGGTGCTGGGGAACCGGGATTGGCGGATCGCCTGCTCCTCCTCCGCCGGGCCCGCCTTCGAGGGAGGCGAGGTCGGCTGCGGCATGCGCGCGTACCCCGGAGCGATCGAGTCGGTCCGGATCGCACGGGAGACCGCGGCGGCGGAGTGGACGGTGATCGGAAGGGGACGGCCGGCGGGCCTGTGCGGCTCGGGGATCCTCGACCTGTGCGCCGAACTGTTCCGGGCCGGGATCGTCGACCGGGCGGGACGGTTCACCTCCCGCGACGGCGCCGGGCGCCGCTCCACGGAGCGCGGCGAAGCGTTCGTCGTGGTCCCCGGCGAGAAGAGCGCCACGGGGCGCGACGTATCGTTCTGCGAGTCGGACCTGAAAAGCGTCCTGCGGACGAAAGCGGCCCTTTGCGCGGCCGCCGAGGCGCTGCTCGCCGCGGTGGGCCTCCCGCGGGAGGCGGTGGCGCGCGTCTACGTCGCCGGGGGGTTCGGAAACTTCCTCGACCTGCGATCCGCTCTCACCATCGGGCTCTTTCCCCCCATCCCCCTCGCCCGGTTCGCTCCGCTGGGAAACGCGTCGCTGGCCGGCGCGCTCGGCGCGCTGCGGAACCGGCGGCGCTGGAAGGAGGCGCTTTCGCTCGCCACCGGGACGTTGTACCACGACCTCTCCTCCGATCCCGGCTTCATGGAGCTGTACCAGCGCGGCCTGTTCCTCCCCCACACCGACGAGGAGAGCTACCGCTCCGTGCTCGCCGCGGAGGTGAGGGCATGA
- a CDS encoding methionine synthase, with translation MTGLPGLFPCTGVGSMPHLDPRAAVAEVLSRFKEIPCWPQLPRRTPLEHMYPQYAAALPGASVHGERLTMKSGEALLPDAEAFYETFLSGDLSPFAVPAERAAGLHALLAAGVGPFPAVKGQVTGPVSFGLMVCDREKKPVFYDPVGRDVLVKYLLRVAQWQAEQLRRLSGTVILTLDEPYLASVGSAIVSLPREEVIAALDEIFDGLPGVLCGIHCCANTDWGLVLASKVRYLSFDAYEYADSLLLYPEEVSAFLARGGVLAFGVIPTAREAIASETPESLAGRMERILDRYASRGISREAMVRASVITPACGLGTLPEESAERALRLTVELSALLRTRYGVTSP, from the coding sequence ATGACCGGATTGCCGGGGCTCTTCCCGTGCACGGGGGTGGGAAGCATGCCGCACCTCGACCCACGCGCCGCCGTGGCGGAGGTCCTGTCCCGCTTCAAGGAAATCCCTTGCTGGCCGCAGCTCCCGCGCCGGACGCCGCTCGAGCACATGTACCCGCAATACGCCGCCGCCCTCCCCGGGGCGTCGGTCCACGGGGAGCGACTGACGATGAAGAGCGGGGAGGCGCTCCTGCCGGACGCGGAGGCATTCTACGAGACGTTCCTCTCGGGCGATCTCTCCCCCTTCGCCGTCCCCGCGGAGCGCGCGGCCGGGCTGCACGCGCTCCTTGCGGCGGGGGTCGGCCCCTTTCCCGCGGTGAAGGGCCAGGTGACCGGACCCGTCTCCTTCGGGCTCATGGTGTGCGACCGGGAGAAAAAACCTGTCTTCTACGACCCCGTGGGCCGGGACGTCCTGGTCAAGTACCTGCTCCGCGTCGCCCAGTGGCAGGCCGAACAGCTTCGTCGCCTCTCCGGCACCGTGATCCTGACGCTGGACGAGCCGTACCTCGCCTCCGTGGGCTCCGCCATCGTCTCGCTCCCGCGGGAGGAGGTGATCGCCGCCCTCGACGAGATCTTCGACGGGCTGCCCGGCGTCCTGTGCGGAATCCACTGCTGCGCGAACACCGACTGGGGGCTGGTCCTGGCCTCGAAGGTCCGGTACCTCTCCTTCGACGCCTACGAGTACGCCGACTCGCTCCTCCTTTACCCGGAGGAGGTCTCCGCGTTCCTCGCACGCGGCGGGGTGCTCGCCTTCGGGGTGATCCCCACCGCGCGCGAGGCGATCGCGTCCGAGACGCCGGAATCGCTCGCCGGCCGGATGGAGCGGATTCTCGACCGGTACGCCTCCCGGGGGATTTCACGGGAAGCGATGGTCCGTGCCTCCGTGATCACCCCCGCGTGCGGCCTCGGCACCTTGCCCGAGGAGTCCGCGGAGCGCGCGCTGCGGCTGACCGTGGAGCTGTCGGCCCTGCTGCGGACCCGGTACGGGGTGACCTCCCCGTGA
- a CDS encoding AAA family ATPase, with amino-acid sequence MTLRIAVAGKGGVGKTTCSALLLRALALSGVRPLLAVDADPNANLHQLLSLPLPEGLGTLREEQKATGGAVPLADRIAFGIERRLSEGDAVDLIAMGRGEGPGCYCYVNNLLREALDRIEGGYRAVVMDNEAGMEHLSRRSVRRIDHLVLVGDPSRRGFEAVAALRDLAAELALPVGKTWLLLNRPYGVSGRAAPEDLGIPLLAALPHDPRLPSWETERRSFLDLPPGESPAADAVADALRAYLLGSAA; translated from the coding sequence GTGACGCTGCGGATCGCCGTCGCCGGCAAGGGGGGAGTCGGCAAGACCACCTGCTCCGCCCTGCTGCTGCGCGCGCTGGCCTTGTCGGGCGTTCGTCCGCTTCTCGCCGTGGACGCCGACCCCAACGCGAACCTTCACCAGCTCCTCTCCCTGCCCCTCCCCGAGGGGCTCGGCACCCTCCGGGAGGAACAGAAGGCGACGGGCGGGGCGGTCCCCCTCGCGGACCGGATCGCCTTCGGGATCGAGCGGCGGTTATCCGAGGGGGACGCGGTGGATCTCATCGCGATGGGGCGTGGCGAGGGGCCGGGATGCTACTGCTACGTGAACAACCTGCTGCGCGAGGCGCTCGACCGGATCGAAGGCGGCTACCGTGCCGTCGTGATGGACAACGAGGCGGGGATGGAGCACCTCTCCCGCCGGTCGGTGCGGCGGATCGATCACCTCGTCCTGGTGGGGGACCCTTCCCGGCGCGGCTTCGAGGCCGTGGCGGCCCTGCGGGACCTGGCGGCGGAGCTCGCCCTGCCGGTCGGGAAGACGTGGCTTCTCCTGAACCGCCCGTACGGCGTCTCCGGCCGCGCGGCGCCGGAGGATCTCGGAATCCCCCTGTTGGCAGCGCTTCCCCACGATCCGCGGCTTCCCTCCTGGGAAACCGAGAGGCGGTCGTTCCTCGACCTTCCCCCCGGGGAGTCCCCCGCGGCGGACGCCGTCGCGGACGCGCTCCGGGCCTACCTTCTCGGATCCGCGGCGTGA
- a CDS encoding DUF166 domain-containing protein has product MKVLFATQGKYGERIAEYIAANRPPEWEVLRLPLPRSLPMVIDDPDEVLPAAIPAADLLVSLHESPGAAELIPDIAQRSGAAAVLAAVDDRAACPRGLENQIGKRLGAMGVAFAFARPLCGFDGGPHPLLSAFAERFGRPRMRIDADGDRVGLVTVERDCPCGAGRFVAKVLPGTRLSEAADTGALRHHHHPCMASMEVDPELSDTLMHLSGYIFRAAINAALRGK; this is encoded by the coding sequence GTGAAGGTCCTCTTCGCGACCCAGGGGAAGTACGGCGAGCGGATCGCGGAGTATATCGCGGCGAACCGCCCGCCGGAATGGGAGGTCCTCCGCCTGCCCCTTCCACGGAGCCTTCCCATGGTGATCGACGACCCGGACGAGGTCCTGCCGGCCGCGATCCCCGCCGCCGATCTGCTCGTCTCCCTCCACGAATCGCCGGGGGCGGCGGAACTGATCCCCGACATCGCACAACGATCCGGCGCCGCCGCCGTCCTCGCCGCCGTCGACGACCGGGCCGCCTGCCCGCGCGGACTGGAGAACCAGATCGGGAAGCGGCTCGGGGCGATGGGAGTGGCGTTCGCCTTCGCCCGGCCGCTGTGCGGGTTCGACGGGGGGCCGCACCCGCTCCTGTCCGCCTTCGCGGAGCGGTTCGGCCGGCCGAGGATGCGGATCGACGCCGACGGGGACCGGGTCGGCCTCGTGACGGTCGAGCGGGACTGCCCGTGCGGCGCGGGACGCTTCGTGGCGAAGGTCCTGCCGGGAACGCGCCTGTCGGAGGCGGCGGACACCGGCGCGCTGCGGCACCACCATCACCCGTGCATGGCGTCGATGGAGGTCGACCCGGAACTGTCCGACACGCTGATGCACCTTTCCGGGTACATCTTCCGCGCGGCCATCAACGCGGCTTTGCGGGGGAAGTGA
- a CDS encoding sel1 repeat family protein — protein MRRVLPFLRFSPIIFLLTALACPAFSEDIQTLIKDAEGGNPKAQFNLGLAYGNGQGVPQDYAESMKWYRMAAEQGYAEAQNNLGVAYSKGEGVPQDYTEAMKWFRMAAEQGLAGAQYNLGFAYYNGQGVSKDYVESMKWYRMAAEQGHAGAQCILGISYSDGQSVPQDYLLAYFWLSLASKSNGCGGDNRGTYYFQMDYAANAARQLTPEQMMKAQQMIREWEEKHPRK, from the coding sequence ATGCGTAGAGTCCTTCCATTCCTCCGCTTCTCTCCGATCATCTTCTTGCTGACCGCATTGGCCTGCCCTGCATTCTCCGAGGATATTCAGACGCTGATCAAGGATGCGGAGGGTGGGAACCCGAAAGCACAGTTTAACCTCGGGCTCGCATATGGCAACGGGCAGGGCGTTCCGCAGGACTACGCCGAATCAATGAAGTGGTATCGCATGGCCGCAGAGCAGGGATATGCGGAGGCCCAAAACAACCTCGGTGTCGCATACAGCAAAGGGGAGGGCGTTCCGCAGGACTACACCGAGGCAATGAAGTGGTTTCGCATGGCCGCTGAGCAGGGACTTGCGGGGGCCCAATACAACCTCGGTTTTGCGTACTACAACGGGCAGGGCGTTTCGAAGGATTACGTTGAGTCGATGAAGTGGTACCGCATGGCTGCGGAGCAGGGACATGCAGGTGCCCAATGCATCCTCGGTATCTCTTATAGCGATGGGCAGAGCGTTCCGCAGGACTATCTGCTTGCATACTTCTGGTTGTCACTGGCTTCAAAAAGTAATGGATGTGGGGGTGACAACAGGGGCACATACTATTTCCAGATGGATTATGCCGCCAATGCCGCCAGGCAGTTGACTCCTGAACAGATGATGAAGGCCCAACAGATGATCCGGGAGTGGGAGGAGAAGCATCCGAGGAAGTGA
- a CDS encoding ATP-binding protein has product MVLPAVQCVSAFFQFIAAWQSVVFLSTGRLGRVWSFVSLALFLKGLLSVWVAFSSSWTTATPFTDQPVVVAEFFISLLLAAGFLLTGQWFRFRERLEARFELITEVERSLVGVLEEEKILSLVCGILSRSRGYRLAWVGTAEADGTIRVECSAGDAAGCLRGVALRWDDTPEGQTPPGNALRTGGTITLREVGGRLPAVWQEGCRRHGLVRCAAARIEQPGFPHKVLVVHADTSAAFDPIETEALAAMARRVGSAIQAARRHDIFVNAKASYDELLRNQRDGVILVREGKVVRANPAAAEMLGYASPGLLFDADPVSILAEPDAVAGLRNELLGPGMGELRSEWEASLLRMDGSTFPGEIRLTWAPREERNDSFVPARRGPLGMIVFRDVAERARVLRELRKERDFSNRMLDISGALVLEVSRAGEILLFNRQCEEVTGISARDASGKRMWDLLIEEPARDLHRDAIHAVAAGRMTPPLETPIVTTAHAFPRTIAWNHAPLHDGDGTILAVIVTGIDVTERRLLEKQLIEMQKMEAVGTLAGGIAHDFNNILTGILGSLDLARGFVPPGSPASAPIAEGIKASERAVQLVRQLLDFSRRAPAECRPVNLGSVVREVTDLFSQTIDRRIGVTCSIADDLLPAFVDPNQVHQVLMNLCVNARDAIMESLETVEKSGGRPLTGYWIYIRSENVEVDDDYCRVFPYARKGRYIRLSIGDNGAGMDEATQRRVFEPFFTTKKMGRGTGLGLSTVYGIIKQHSGWINLESREGKGTTFCVYFPEATGLAEEAPALPETAPSGRGKETVLFADDEELIRDLGRQVMEMHGYTVLLAEDGMRAIELFRSNRKAIDLVVLDLTMPQRSGMEVLRAIRSLDPGMRIILSSGSFPSEPVPGTTFLPKPYRADMLAKTVRSALDAPRPA; this is encoded by the coding sequence ATGGTGCTTCCTGCGGTCCAGTGCGTCTCGGCCTTCTTCCAGTTCATCGCCGCGTGGCAGTCCGTCGTGTTTCTATCGACCGGCCGGCTCGGCCGTGTCTGGTCCTTCGTCTCCCTCGCCCTCTTCCTGAAGGGGCTTCTCTCGGTCTGGGTGGCCTTCTCCTCTTCCTGGACCACGGCCACCCCGTTCACCGACCAGCCGGTCGTGGTCGCCGAATTCTTCATCTCCCTGCTCCTCGCCGCGGGCTTCCTCCTCACCGGCCAATGGTTCCGCTTCAGGGAACGCCTCGAGGCGCGGTTCGAGCTGATCACCGAGGTCGAGCGTTCCCTGGTGGGCGTCCTGGAGGAGGAGAAAATTCTCTCCCTGGTGTGCGGCATCCTCTCCCGCTCCCGGGGGTACCGCCTCGCGTGGGTGGGAACCGCCGAAGCCGACGGGACGATCCGGGTGGAGTGCAGCGCGGGGGACGCCGCGGGGTGTCTCCGCGGGGTCGCTCTCCGCTGGGACGACACGCCCGAAGGGCAGACGCCGCCCGGGAACGCCTTGCGGACCGGCGGTACGATCACCTTGAGGGAAGTCGGCGGCAGGCTCCCCGCCGTGTGGCAGGAAGGTTGCCGGCGTCACGGGCTCGTCCGCTGCGCCGCGGCCCGGATCGAGCAGCCCGGCTTTCCGCACAAGGTTCTCGTCGTGCACGCCGATACGTCCGCCGCCTTCGACCCGATCGAGACGGAGGCGCTCGCCGCGATGGCACGCCGGGTGGGAAGCGCGATCCAGGCGGCCAGGCGCCACGATATCTTCGTCAACGCGAAGGCTTCCTACGACGAACTGCTCCGGAACCAGCGGGACGGGGTCATCCTGGTGCGCGAGGGGAAGGTGGTCCGCGCCAATCCGGCGGCGGCCGAGATGCTCGGGTACGCTTCCCCGGGGCTCCTGTTCGACGCCGACCCGGTTTCGATCCTGGCGGAACCCGACGCGGTGGCGGGCCTGCGGAACGAATTGCTGGGGCCCGGCATGGGAGAGCTCCGGAGCGAGTGGGAAGCTTCCCTTCTGCGCATGGACGGTTCCACCTTCCCCGGGGAGATCCGTCTCACCTGGGCGCCCAGGGAGGAACGGAACGACTCCTTCGTCCCGGCGCGACGCGGCCCCCTCGGGATGATCGTCTTCCGCGACGTGGCCGAGAGGGCGCGGGTCCTCCGGGAACTCCGGAAGGAGCGCGACTTCTCGAACCGGATGCTCGACATCTCGGGTGCGCTCGTCCTGGAGGTGAGCCGGGCCGGTGAGATCCTGCTCTTCAACCGGCAGTGCGAGGAGGTGACCGGGATCTCCGCCCGGGACGCGTCAGGGAAGAGGATGTGGGACCTGCTGATCGAGGAGCCGGCCCGGGACCTTCACCGCGACGCCATCCACGCGGTCGCCGCGGGACGCATGACGCCCCCTCTCGAAACCCCGATCGTCACCACGGCCCACGCGTTCCCGCGGACGATCGCCTGGAACCATGCCCCGCTGCACGACGGGGACGGAACGATCCTCGCCGTCATCGTGACCGGGATCGACGTCACGGAACGGCGACTCCTCGAAAAGCAGCTGATCGAGATGCAGAAGATGGAAGCCGTCGGGACGCTGGCCGGGGGGATCGCGCACGACTTCAACAATATCCTCACGGGGATCCTCGGCAGTCTCGACCTGGCCCGCGGGTTCGTGCCGCCCGGCTCCCCGGCGTCGGCCCCGATCGCCGAAGGGATCAAGGCCTCGGAACGCGCGGTGCAGCTCGTGCGCCAGCTCCTCGATTTCTCCCGTCGCGCCCCCGCGGAGTGCCGGCCCGTGAACCTCGGGAGCGTGGTCCGCGAGGTGACCGACCTCTTTTCCCAGACGATCGACCGCCGGATCGGGGTGACCTGCTCCATCGCGGACGACCTGCTCCCGGCCTTCGTCGATCCCAACCAGGTCCACCAGGTCCTCATGAACCTGTGCGTCAACGCGCGGGACGCCATCATGGAGAGCCTCGAGACCGTGGAGAAGTCGGGAGGAAGGCCGCTGACGGGGTACTGGATCTACATCCGGTCGGAGAACGTCGAGGTGGACGACGACTACTGCCGGGTCTTCCCGTACGCGCGGAAAGGGCGCTACATCCGGCTCTCCATCGGCGACAACGGCGCCGGGATGGACGAGGCCACGCAGCGGCGGGTGTTCGAGCCGTTCTTCACCACGAAGAAGATGGGGCGGGGAACGGGACTGGGGCTGTCCACCGTGTATGGAATCATCAAGCAGCACAGCGGGTGGATCAACCTCGAGAGCCGCGAGGGGAAGGGGACGACCTTTTGCGTCTACTTCCCCGAGGCGACGGGCCTGGCGGAGGAGGCGCCGGCGTTGCCGGAGACCGCCCCTTCCGGGAGGGGGAAGGAGACCGTGCTGTTCGCGGACGACGAGGAGCTGATCCGCGATCTTGGCCGCCAGGTGATGGAGATGCACGGGTACACGGTGTTGCTGGCCGAGGACGGCATGCGGGCGATCGAACTGTTCCGGTCGAACCGGAAGGCGATCGACCTGGTCGTGCTCGATCTCACGATGCCCCAGCGCTCCGGGATGGAGGTTCTTCGCGCGATCCGCAGCCTCGACCCGGGAATGCGGATCATCCTCTCCAGCGGGAGCTTCCCCTCCGAGCCGGTTCCCGGAACGACGTTCCTTCCGAAACCGTATCGCGCCGATATGCTCGCGAAGACCGTTCGCTCCGCCCTCGACGCCCCCCGCCCGGCCTGA